The Astatotilapia calliptera chromosome 17, fAstCal1.2, whole genome shotgun sequence genome has a segment encoding these proteins:
- the sypl1 gene encoding synaptophysin-like protein 1, whose amino-acid sequence MMTGFRLNLSPLKEPLGFVKLVEWLTAIFAFGCCGGFSGKNVISILCGDGSNETLNAMYQYPFRLSQFPLIDKNTTLCNHSVTTTHMMGDSASSAEFFVGVGIVCFLYSMAALLVYLGYMHVYKDSDFGPIFDFVITAILVFLWLVCSSAWAKGLQNVKSATDTEGISGTLALCKGSNITCEVTEFANMRTLNISVVFGYLNMLVWAFNAWFVYKETRWHSRKFSSQPGPGRHQVPAPI is encoded by the exons ATGATGACCGGATTTCGACTAAACCTGTCGCCCCTGAAGGAGCCCCTCGGCTTCGTCAAACTGGTGGAGTGG CTCACAGCCATATTTGCTTTTGGCTGCTGCGGTGGATTTTCAGGGAAGAACGTCATATCTATCCTCTGTGGCGATGGCAGTAATGAAACTCTCAATGCCATGTATCAATACCCATTTAG GTTAAGCCAGTTCCCGCTCATTGATAAAAATACGACCCTTTGTAACCACTCTGTCACTACAACACACATGATGGGAGACTCGGCCTCCTCGGCGGAGTTCTTTGTAGGTGTTGGCATTGTTTGCTTCCTTTACAGCATGGCAGCTCTGCTGGTGTATTTAGGCTACATGCACGTCTACAAGGACTCTGACTTTGGACCCATTTTT GACTTTGTGATCACAGCGATCCTGGTTTTCCTGTGGCTGGTGTGTTCATCCGCCTGGGCTAAAGGCCTGCAGAATGTAAAGAGTGCCACAGACACTGAAGGCATCAGTGGCACGCTGGCACTCTGTAAGGGTAGCAACATCACCTGTGAGGTCACGGAGTTTGCTAACATGCGGACCCTCAATATATCTGTG GTGTTTGGCTACCTTAACATGCTTGTGTGGGCGTTCAATGCTTGGTTTGTGTACAAAGAGACTCGCTGGCACTCCCGGAAATTTTCATCCCAACCTGGACCAGGAAGGCACCAGGTCCCTGCGCCAATCTAA